CCTGGCGGTGCTGCGGCGTGTGCTGCTGGACGTCGGAGACCAGCTCGCCGGACTCGGCCGGAGCCACGCGACCACGCTGATGCCGGGGCGCACCCATGCCCAGCACGCCCTGCCCACGACCTTCGGCCTGAAGGCCGCAGGATGGCTGTCCCCGCTGACGCGGCATCTGGAACGGCTCTCGGAGCTGGAAGGGCGGCTGTACGCGGTCAGCTTCGGCGGCGCGGCCGGGACGCTCGCGGCGCTGGGGCAGCGCGGCCTGGACGTGGCGCAGGCGCTGGCGGACGGGCTGTCCCTGAGCGTGCCCCCGACCCCCTGGCACACCCAGCGCGACACGGTGCTGGAGCTGAGCGCGTGGCTCACCGGCGTGTGCACGAGCCTGGGCAAGCTGGCCCAGGACGTCATCCTGCTGTCGCAGAGCGAGGTGGGCGAGGTCTTCGAGGGCGGCGGGGGCGGCGGCAGCAGCACCATGCCCCAGAAACAGAACCCCATCACGGCCGAGCTGATCGTGGCGGCGGCCGGTACGGCGGCGGGACTGCTCGCCGCCGCCGCGCGCAGCGGCGTTCAGGAGCACGAACGCGGCACGCACGGCTGGCAGGTCGAGTGGCTGGTCGTGCCGCAACTGCTCGGCCTGACGGGCGCGGCCCTGGGCCACACGGTGCGCCTCCTTTCCGGTCTGGACGTCAGGGCCGGGCGCATGGCGCAGAATGTGGCCGCCTCGAACGGGCTGATGCTCGCCGAGGCGCTCAGCTTCGCGCTGGCCCAGGTGATGCCCCGGGCCGAAGCCCAGCAGCTCGTGCGGTCGGCGGCCCGGCATGCTGCCGGCGGCGAGGGGCATCTGGTCGCCCTCGTGCGCGACCGGCTCGGTGCCCGCGGGGCGGACATCGACTGGTCTACTGTGACCGAAGCCCACACGCTGGGCGTCAGCGCTGACCTCATCCAGCGGGCGCTCGACCACCACGCCCACGTCCGGGCGTCGGCGTTCCCTCAGCCCCCATCCCATCAGGAGATCCCATGACCACTGCCCAGCCCCCGCGCGCCGCCCACCCGACCGACCGGGACGTGGTGATCGTGTCCGCCGTCCGGACACCGATCGGCACGATCCGCGGCCGGTTGTCGACCGTGCGCCCAGACGACCTTGCCGCGCTGGTGATCCGTGAGGCCGTCGCGCGCAGCGGGGTGCCGGCCGAGATGATCGAGGAAGTCATCCTGGGGTGCGCGAACCAGGCGGGGGAGGATAACCGCAACGTCGCCCGCATGGCCGGCCTGCTGGCTGGCCTGCCGGACAGCGTCGCGGGCCTGACGGTCAACCGGCTGTGTGCGTCCGGGCTGTCCGCGGTCAACTCGGCGGCC
The genomic region above belongs to Deinococcus metalli and contains:
- the pcaB gene encoding 3-carboxy-cis,cis-muconate cycloisomerase gives rise to the protein MPLTPMDSELFGAMFAHPEVAALYTDHAHLHRLLEVEVALARAQARLGVIPQASAEAISALVSDFEPDMARLSAGLLQDGVPIPALLAQLRPALPPAAREHLHYGATSQDIVDTAFVLGARRALAVLRRVLLDVGDQLAGLGRSHATTLMPGRTHAQHALPTTFGLKAAGWLSPLTRHLERLSELEGRLYAVSFGGAAGTLAALGQRGLDVAQALADGLSLSVPPTPWHTQRDTVLELSAWLTGVCTSLGKLAQDVILLSQSEVGEVFEGGGGGGSSTMPQKQNPITAELIVAAAGTAAGLLAAAARSGVQEHERGTHGWQVEWLVVPQLLGLTGAALGHTVRLLSGLDVRAGRMAQNVAASNGLMLAEALSFALAQVMPRAEAQQLVRSAARHAAGGEGHLVALVRDRLGARGADIDWSTVTEAHTLGVSADLIQRALDHHAHVRASAFPQPPSHQEIP